tgaacattttttagaaaaagaaatttaacaatttttttttttaaaaaaaaagaaaattaaccattttttgaacaattttgaattttttgaaccattagtaacaatttttttaaaattgaattattgatagttaatagttttatccttcaaccttttttaaaaaaattaaaaaaaaaattatatagaaggCAAAACTATATCGTTTTGCACCTGTATATATTCATCTCCTTCTTCCAACCCTAAATCTCACGAAATCTCAAAATCACTCAAAGTTGCTGAGCAgcctctctcaagtctcaactctCTCAAACTCATCCGTTGCTCATGATCGGCTCAATGAAAATActaggtagttttttttttctcaaattagacCGCCAAGGTCAGTGATTTTGGGTTCATTTTCTTGGAGTTTTTCCCGAGctactttgatttttgatttcctactattttacaattatttccAATGATTTTGGGTCGTTTATTGTGTATTTGTTGATTATTGGGGTATGATTGGAATGAGTTTTGGATTATATTGGGCCCaataagatattaaaaatacaagaaaaaaaaatgagggtaaaaaaaagctcaaaaagccctaagaaaccaaaaaaaaaaaaaaacccaatttaaaaaaagcggttagcggacggttatctatttcgctaaccgatAACCGCTAACctttgcggttagtgaaatttactaagggcggttacggttagcggttagtggcaataaccgctaaccgctaaccgttgcggttagtgaaatttattAACCGTTAGgatggttacggttagcggttattgccactaaccgctaaccgtaaccgtcttTGCACCCCtattattttgaatgaaatactatattaaaaaaaaaattatatcattatAATCTATTTATGGTACTTCCTCATcaaatatttatatatctaaTCGAATGAACAAGTGGTTGAACCAAAGACTGATTGAGCTAGTGTACCATtgacaaaaagacaaaaagctTTGACAACGCATACATTTTTAACAATTCTTCAAGGATAAAAATAACTAGTGGCGCAGGACGGAAGAGATTTTTCACATACAAgataaacaacaacaacaaaaactaaagataaatcgAATGTTAATTAATTCAAAGTCTTACCAAAATATCTACAATGATTATAGTTTGATCTAGAGTCTCCAAGGCCCCCTTAGTAGAATCTCATCACCatcaaaagaaaagaggaatcTTTTCATTAAGGGCAATATTGCTAGGTGCTTGATATTTTAGTGTTCTTctggtgtcctcccaactgtgatgtagcttttaaaatcatcattgaatttgatattatcattattgacttttaatctattggtgattttaaaagtcacatcatagttGAAAGGACACCAGgagaacattagaagaacacctaatatttctatttcattaaTCATAATTTGTCTATTACAATAGAACACTATGCCTATACCTAACCTTAATGTGACTGGACTTCCGCCAATCctattattgaattacaaataaaattgataccataaataaaattaataatctAATTAAAACTAAAGGACCAATTTATTCTTGTCTCATTCTGCATCAACCAGTCTAAAACATGAGATTTTTCGGAAACTATGGACCACGtctttatatatgtatatatatgtacgtaTTGTAATGATGCTGAGGGTATTCCCCACTCAAATCACTCCTTTCCAATGAGTGTCATTAAATTTTGTCGTTAATGGGTGCTACCAACATCATTTATAAcgagaaaaaatttaaaagtgtGTGATAATATTGTTGCTTCGATCTGGGTGGTCCGTTGGGACATCTCTTTCAAATTGAATGGTTTATTTGTGTTGCATGGCATTGAGCCATTGAGAAGGAAATAGGTGATCAATGAGAGCAATCGTCAGAATTGATCGATGCCATGAGATATCAATTTTTCTCACCCATATATCCTCTGTGATGAAGCCACTTCCTGTTATAGCACCATGCATTTTTGTTCAAAAGATGAGATATTTTCCACACCATGTGGTGCAGATGGAGCCATTTTGTTGTTACAGCATTAGGTGTCTTTCATTACTCCTTCTTGGATTGAGGGGTCCCCTACGTGGGGGCTTGTCGTGGCTTGGATTGAGCCACGTGACACTCTTTCATATTCTTTTTTGGATTGAGGTCCCCTGAAGCTTGTAGGAGCTTCTAATTTCTTGGATCCAAGTCGTATCAAACCatataaggagaaaaaaaaaaaaaaaaaaaaaaaaagaaggcaaaataAGGGAAGGGCGTGGTCGGCCACCCTTTTGGGTGGTTGACCCACCTCAACGACACTCTTGGAGTGCCTGTCCatggccaccccttcaaatgGCGACGAGGTGATCGGCGAACTCCTATGATATGATACTTATCTTTGGTTATATTGTGAGGCTGATTTTTGTCCTATGATACTTACCTTTGGTTAGTTATGGAGTCTTTGAGGCTGATTTTTGTCCACCTTGCCACCACATCATTGTGAAGATCAAAGAAAAGAGATGCATTGATTCGTTACAGTAAATATGTTATTGAAAGAGGAGGCACTAAATATAAAATCCTTATGATTTGACAAGGTACATATTCCCTACAATTTTGCTCATAGGTGGGCACATAATTTAGAcgataaatataattttttttattttttattataaggtTTATTTATCCGAACAAGTTTTTAGATGGCTTGCTTTCTTCTCGTGTAAATGGGTTTTGtaagacttttttatatttattatttgaacTGCTAGTAATCAGAACAACAAATTGTCAAGATCCGAACCTGGGTTGTACATATTGCAAttgcaaatgataaaaagacTAGTGATTTTTATTCTCCCACAATTTCCCATATCCTGAATTCCAGAAAACCTATTAAATTCACTACTCTATTTTCAGTATCTCACAGCCACAAATTCtatgtcaaaacaaaaacaaagacacAAGCTcataactaaaaaaacaaaaaacattacaacgttgaaaatcaaagaaagagaaaaggcCTTTTGATCTTTGTTGGGGACTGTTTTTCAAAGCTGGGATTACTTCGGCTTCTCTCTGTCGAGCTCACCATTGTCGGAAGCACCACCTCTAACGAAGCTCCGATGAGATATCGCTGTGTAAGGTTCTGACACGAGTTGCAGAGAAAGCACCGAATGTGCCTGCGGGCTAAGAAATTAGCCCCATGAACCCATTTGTCACATTTTCTGCACAAAAAAGCGTCATCAGCTTGGCAATATAGTGAAGCCCTTGACCCGCAGAGCTCGCACGGCACCGACCCAGTGGTGGCGGCGGCGGCATGGGGCGAATCGTCGTCTTGGTGTCCCGGCAGCCCGCAGACGCCGCCTAGCTTCCCCTCTCCTAGACCTTTGCACATGCTTAGAAATCCAAATATGGCGTGGCCAAGTAGTTGCAGGAAGGTAGCCTTTTTATAGGAACGTAAGCATGAAATGCTGACATTATTTCCATGAAGCTTCTTTCATTTTTGGCCAGATATTTCACATTGAGGTTATGAATGTAAATTCTGCCCTGGAATTTCAACATAATTGCATCAATGCCATTGCATGACAAAATAAAGccattgtttttgtcttttcttagttttctagccttttttcttatcatttaatacttttaaaacgtgccctttttttaaaaaaaaaaaaaaaagaacaaaattaaacaattggtgaaatttgtaaaaaacaaaaatattatttatgtgATTCTAAATgcccatcttttcttttttctttttttaaaaatacactctAAAACAAATCACTTTCTACAATCTTGTTTAAAGCGTGCATTTAAATCTAAAACTTATGGCGGAGATAAATACTtggaatatattattattattgagttgAAGATACACTTGGGGAATCTTTTGGATGCAATTGATTGCAGAAAAGGGGCATTTTGGTAATTGAGGAGAGTGGAGAATGTGTGACTCCactaaatttgacaaaatagcaAAAAGCTAAGACATGATTAAGGGCCTTTAGGATTGGTGAGGTGTTTGAGGGGTTGAGTATGAGCCATGATTTTCTGTTGTTGAGTGGTTACCAAGTCAATTTGGGTTGTTTTTCTAAAGGAGAAAACTTTGTTGTATGGCCAAGAATTAAAGGGCTTCTATTTTGGGGACCCCACCAACTCACAATAGAGTTCTTAGCATGTAGGACAACTTGGGGGGGTGAGAAACTGATTTGACTGATTTTTCATGGAAAGCCTTTGATGCCCATTCCTTTTTGGaccccatatttttttcatagggGTGCACGTGGCAGGACAGGAGTGGAGGGAGTGTCCTTGTCCACAAATTGTTTTAGCGTTGGTAGATGAGTCCACATGTgtggttgaaacttgaaagcttCTGGCTTTTATATTCCATCCAAAATGAGATTGTGACTAacaatattttgatttgatatattaaaaaaaagtagtggAGAAAAATAGGCTTGGATGGGTGCTGGATGGATAGATATCCAAGTAATTGTGAGAGACGTTGTTGGTTGGAGAgtagaaaaaaagtttttgtcTGACATGGGGtcggaagaattttttttaatttaatctataaaaataatatgtgtttacttttttaataatatgtgagataaaaatttattttaattttatttttattattaaaaaaaatatatgcaactCACATGTTAAGagatataaattatttttataaactaaattaaataaaatttcttcaacGTTTGAAGGAAGACTTTGTCTAtgtttttttcacaaataaatttttatttatttttttaataattgttgtTTAAACTGTTTTTGTTTGATTGTACCGACTCACTCGTAGGTTCCCAAGCTAAATTAAACACCTACAAGTATGACTTTGAAAGATTGAGATGTGAACATTgacacataaaataaataaataaataaaaattaaaattcttcaAGAAAAGTATTTGTTACccacagaaaataataataataattttataaaaaaaaataataataattttagaaaaaaagaaaagaaagaaattcttcaAGAAAAGTAATTTACTTGTTGAGTATCATGTGATAGGAATAGCATTTTTTTCATAGTCAAGATTaattttaatacatatttttaaaaaattaaataatatgatatcaTAAAATAtcatagttataaaataaatacaattattttatttgaaagggAGAAGATTCTTCTCCCATTTGACATAGATCGAGTAATTAAATTCATCCCTTCACTTTCTAAACAGCTCATTGTCCCAAGACTATCCTTCACATTCATTGGAAGGCCATATATTAGAAGGATAAGTGCTGgggtcagttttttttttttttttttagaaagtttttcttcaaactggatgagagaaatttttttcaacttagtttataaaagtgacatgtgtcatttgaacatatgagatacatatgtttttttaatagcctcatatgtttttttaatagcaggaaaaaaattggaataagttttattaaaaactcatatacatctcacatgttattaaaaaaaggatacatgtcacttttatagactagattgaaggaaattcctccgactcagtttagaggaaaactttgtccttttttttttttttttttgaccaatGATAGAGATTTTCTCTAAGCCGATatgaaggaaatatcctccaactcatgtaaaatagtgccaagtgtctataaagaTTTAAAAGGCAtgttaaatttagtctaaattagtaaactattattaatgaggttaagaatttaatgtgcattttaaatgtttatagacacttggcacatGAGTTTGACGATATTTCCTCCATACTgatttggagattttttttttttttgaaggggagaatttcatattcattcattgataaaaggtcGCGAGCAAAgttcttacaaacagagcaaaaactCTGAAAGCAAATCATAGCTGAAGCTAAAGTTACATACGTCAACAATATACCAATCAACCATTACAAAACATCTGCTAATCCATGACTATTCATCAAGTTTAAAAATAGATCTGCACCAAACAGATACtttccaatgcataggtagcttattcctcggcctcgAGAGCAAAGAACCTTCAAgtcgaaactcttcctcctcaacCCAATAGCCAGGATAttgttcacatccacaacctaAGGGTCCGGACCAAAGCAGTAACGAGTTGATCAAAAAAAggacagagccttattacaagcaaaaaaacaagaaagaaaaacatataggGAAATAAAGGGATAAAATGGAAATACAagtaaaataggaaaaaaataacgGAAATACAAATTTCTGTCTTTTGACGATCTCATCTtaaaaatcaacaattaaataatataaaaaatttattaactcaATGAGTATATGTGCCTTTCACTACATGGGCCGCCTGAATGAAAATACCAACACAGGAGTATAGTGGACCATGTTTCATGTAGTCTAAGTCTGGGCTATCCTTATAGTCCCAGATATCCTTCCTCGACTGTTCCATCCCGGGCCCaaacaaatgcaaaagaaaCGTGTCACCTAGAGTCACAATTATGTTTGTATTAttgtattaattaaaaatagcatttttttttttttctggaagaTATAACATTATTAGTCAAGAACATGCAAATAGAAGAGACCACTTTCATATTCATCTATGtctaaaatatgacataaatttttttagagaaatggttggtgttaatattttatccatatcatcttacaaattaatcattaaattgtTAGATTTATGTGGACTCTACTAGAGGCGGATCTATGGGGGGACTGAAAGTGGCCTTGGTAtgcccaaattacaagaaaaaaaattgaaggcaaaaaaagattaaagtattttttgccaattggtcactccttaaatttttttcgcCCTTGGTCCCTCTCCAAATTGAAAGCTGGATCCGTTCATAGACTaaacataagtcaatggtggacCCTACAAATATAAttgttgatctattaaatttataggagaatataaaaagaatatgggcaaattattgacaccaatcatttctcattttttatgttattgaTGATGTAGTgtcaattaatcttttgaatttattcttattaaaaaaaaaaaaaactatttaataCTGCCAtgccaaaaagataaaataacaatataatttttaactttactcaattttttaagtattttaaacACGAAGTAAAGGGATTGAGATCCCCGGCACTTCTCCTAGAATTGCCTTTGAAATCCTAACCACTCATTTTCATCAAACAGCCAccaacttaaaaataataaaataaatataaaataaaataataaaatagtttattaaaaattaaaataattaaaaaaataaaatggggtggccgagccatccCATTCTCCCCCTAGGGGGTGGCAGACCACCCTAGGCTAGGAGTGGTTACGTTGGCTAGGGGTTTTTAGGCCACCCCAGTAATaactcataaatttaatttatgggtttggccTTTAAGAAATGATTCAGCCACCACTTGCCAGGCCATGGGGATGGTTGGCCAGCCCTTAAGAACAGGATGGGGTGACCGACACCACCACCAGGCTGagttggggtggccggccacccccattttatttttaataaattattttattttatagggaaaatatattataagtctctaAGTTAACGcgccaaaataaaaaacttcctagattttttttttttttcaacaatttactccttgggtcaattgaaatgataataaaatcattgctgtcaaatttttttaacagccgttagggcCACTTAAAACATACcgttttacctgattaaaatattaatttttttattaatttaatttaaaaaattaaatctaaaaataaaaaagccacccctggccaacccccaacccctatggggtggccgcaagccaccccaagggtggtttgcccaccccaAGTTTCCCCCCCAAACCACCCGTGAGGTGGCTTGCAGGTCACCCCAAACCCCTCCATGGGTTGgtcgcgagccaccccatgggtgtgAAGGAATTGGTGGCcacttcaattttaaaaaaaattaaattaatattttaatcaagtaaaacggtgcgttttgagtggccctaacgGCTGTTACAAAATTTTGACGGCAaatattttattgtcattttaattgatcaaaggggtaaattgtcgaaaaaaaaaacctagaaagtttttaatttttgcgcGTTGACTtagagacttataatatatttttcatattttatatttatttttaaaatttaaataatattttattattttatattgggtgAGACACGTGGCAAATTGATGGCTGTTGGATAAAAATGAGTGGccagaatttcaaaaaaaaccTATGGACAATTCTAGAAGAAGTGCTAGGGATCTCGATCCAAAGTAAAGAAGGTTAAGTGGTACACATGACATATATCGTATTAGTAATTTAACCTTGATGCGTGCAATGGAAGTATATTCTATATTTCTATACAATTCAAAACATTACAATTGAGTTGATAAAACATAATATAAAACTGATTGTGCAATTACTACAAACGGCTGAGATTTGAGGAATTATGGGCCTTTGGTATTTCCTAATTATCCCGATCCACTCTTATTAGTGGAAAAATTAGAGACTTTCCAATTGTAAATCTTGGCCCTTCAATTTCATCCAACGACTACCATAATATCACATGCTTAAcgttttttaagaaataaaaaacaaaataataaaataatataattgatttttttattttatttggccGGTGGCCAAACTAGACCCCAAGGGCCAATGTTTGGggggccaaagccacccccatgccCAAACGGTGGTCCTAGGCGGTAGTTCGGCCATCCCAaggtcaaataaaataaaaaaaatcaattatgtttttgta
This window of the Corylus avellana chromosome ca5, CavTom2PMs-1.0 genome carries:
- the LOC132181588 gene encoding B-box domain protein 30-like; protein product: MCKGLGEGKLGGVCGLPGHQDDDSPHAAAATTGSVPCELCGSRASLYCQADDAFLCRKCDKWVHGANFLARRHIRCFLCNSCQNLTQRYLIGASLEVVLPTML